DNA sequence from the Alkaliphilus metalliredigens QYMF genome:
ATATGAGAAATGCAGATTTACCGAAATAGCACTAGCTAGACTAGCTGTTAAACATGCTATAGAAAAGAATTTAAAAGGAAAAAACGGGCTGTTTGCGCAATGGAAGCTATCAAACATGATAAATGAGCAAAAAGAATATAAAGTTAGAAAACTTGATAAAGAGCGAGAGTTAAAAAGTATTAAAGCATTTAGTAACAATATTAATTAGGTAATTGCGAAACTAAATTTGAAAAGTAGTTAGAAGGGCAGAAAATTGATTGCTGATTAAATTTTTTATAGAGACAAGGCGTACCGGTTAACTATGCAATAAGTGGTTTTAAACTTCTGATGTATTTGTGTTGATGTATTTTGTCAGCAAGTATAACAGTAACGAGCTGGGTGATACCAGCAAGCAATAAATCAGCATGTAATGTTTTAGCATTCTGTGTTCTTCGATTAGCAATACAAAAGCTATCTTTGAAATGGTTAATGGTTTGTTCAACTACACCTCTGTTTTTATAGATTTCATCCCAATCATCGGTACCACGAATGGTGCCTGGATAAGCCCGCAAGTCTTTTTCAGGATACACATAAATCATTCGGCCACAAGGTGATGAAGTACAGGGATTATCGCAATTATGCCGGCGGCGATACTTGCCGTCTTCACATTTAATCCAAGACATTTTAGGACAGACAAACTTAAAAGTAGGAATACCACACCGAAGATGAGAAGTATTACTTTCTGGCTTCATAGGCAGTTTAGGATCATGAGGACAACAGGGAACCCCATCTTCAGTAAGAGTGTATTCAGAGCTGCTAAGGGAAGAGCGAGAATTTAGGGGAATATAAGCTTTATTGAACTTTAAATCCGAAAAAATTCCTTTGTAGATAGATATGGTATCAAAAGCAGCATCCCCGATGAAGGTATCTGGTTGAATGAGTGGATGTTTATTAAAAAAGTCAGATAACACTGGTAAAAGAGCTTTTGCATCACCAAGGGACTTATCCTCATCAGGAGAGTTAGATTTTTTGTCAACAACAATGTCAGGATGAGCATTCATAAAATCTTGATCGTAAAAAGTAATATCACGAACAATACCAAGACCATTGGTGATCATCCCAAATTTATAGACATAACAAAAATGACCATTGATGTAAAGCTGCTTGATCTCTGGATTAGCAGCTGCATGAGAAGGCATGGAACCATAGGCTGCTTTATATGGATCATAGGAATCATCAAGGTTATGAGTCTTTTTAAAAGCTTTAAGTTGTTTAATAATTTTATTAGCGTATTTAGGATTGTTTTCAGTAACAAAAGCTTCAATGCCAGAAGTATCAAAGATAGTCATAGAAGCCTTATGAGGATCAATAGCCTGGCAAATAGGTTCAGTGACATCCACAAGATATTCAAAAAATGATTGTAAGTCTGGCAGAAAATCTTGTTTGAATCTAGTAAATCTAGAAGCATCAGGAACATTGGTGAAACCACAAAAATTTCTAAGTTCCTTAGAAAACTGAAGAAAAGTCAGCAACAGTGTATCGTTTGGAATGGAGAAAATCCGCTGCAGAAGCAAAGCCCAAACCATTGATGTAAGATGATGTTTTCTAGGTCTGCCAGTAGATGCATAGTAATTACGATGAAAAGAAAGAGGGATTAACTCATCAAGATTAAGGTTTTCTTTTAAAAGAGAAAGAAAGTGATGCTTATCATTTTCAAAATAATTGGCACAATCGGAATAAATTTCAGCCAAAGAAAGCTGTTTGTGTGGTAAAATAGCCATATATAACTCCTTTCAGGTTGGGTGAATTTGTTTCTGTCAATTCAATTTTACCACAATCTGGTGAGGAGTTATATTTTTTTATGCTTAAAAAAGTCCCGCAATAGTGCGGGTTGCGGCGTTTTGCAAACGCCTAAACAATATTAATTATAGAAAGGATGAGTATTGGAATGAATTATTAGAAGCAATTTTAGAGGTTATAAATATAGAAACCGATCTAGTACAAGAATTTAAAGACAAAATGAAACAAGAATTTATTACTAATTATGAAGCGTTTAAGAATATGGTCGTATATAAATCAGAAGTTTTTAGTAAATATGAATTGTCTGAATCTATTAATTCATGTAAAGAAAAATCAAATAACGATGAGATTTCTAATGATGTTTATAGAATTAGTATTGAAGAAGATTTTAAAGAATATTTTGTAGAAACAGAATTTTATAAAGATGCACTTAATGACTTACAAAAGTATCCTGTTGTTATTTTACTTGGGATGCCAGGGGCTGGAAAGACGCATACATCAAAGCGAATATGTCTTGAATATGAGGAAAAGGGTTATTGTATTTATTATTCTGAAGAGGGAAATATTGCGAATATAAGGAAGTTTGTTCAAATATGTGAAAAAGAAAAAATACTAGTTGTCTTAAATGATTTTTTAGGACAATTTTATATGGACCTGAATATGTCCGAAACTGGCGAATTTGGACAATTAATTTCGTACATAAGAACGAAAAAAGATATGAAGCTCCTCATAAATTCTAGAAATACTATCTATAAAGAAGCTTTGAATCATAGAAAATTCAATAATGCAATTGATAACAATTGGAAAAGTATTAGCGAACTCCGTGCAGATGAATTAAGTTTTGAAGAAAAGACATTGATTCTTTATAATCATTTAAAAAGGGCGTATAGAAATGGGAACCTTTCGAAAGAGCAATGCCAAGCAGTTATAGAGAATCAAAACTATGCAAAAATTATATTAAATGAGAAATTTAATCCACGAATTATTGAGTATGTTACTACTGGAAGAAAAGTAGTTGAAATTTTACCACAGGAATATGTAAAATTTATTAACAAAACATTAGAATTTCCAGAAACTATTTGGAAAGAAGAAGTTGAAAAGTTAAGTAAGTATGACCGAATTTTTATTAATACGCTTTTCTCACTAACTAAAACATGCGTCTCTAAAGATATCTTGAAAGAGTGCTTTAATCACAGGATTAACAAAGACATAAAGGTAAAAGATACGACAATTAATCACTTCGACAGTTCTCTTCACCGTCTATCTGAATCTATGATACAAGTTACTGTATCTGAAGATAAAGAAAAAAAAGAAAAAATTGGTGTATTGAATCCGTCTATTAATGCCTTTCTTCATGAAAGCTTATTTAACAATGAAAATGAGGTTGAAGAGATTATTAAGCATACTTTATATTTCGATCAGCTTGAACGCTTCGAGGTTTTAGAGTGTGCCAAAAACCAGATTATAGAACTAATAAAATCTCGTAAGTATATAAATCTAAAAATTTTATCGAGGCAAGTATTTCACAATATATCAATGGAATTTACTCCACCTGATTATATGTATAGATTAAAACATTTACTTTTTCTTCTAGATGAATCTGACTTACAAAAAATTAGCATTCAAAAAACTGATATACAAGATTTTGTATTAGATATATTTGCAAAAAAAACAGCCAATATTGAGGCAAACTCAAGATTATATTTTGTAAATGAATTTTCCGATATATTTTGCAAATTATTTTCTAAACCTGGAATATTTGATTATGATTTTACGGAGATTGTAGTTAATGAAACATATTTACAAATAATTTTGAATTCAGTTGCCAGGCAAAAATATTTTTGGGAAATCTTAAATAATATTCAGAAAAAATATTATTTAAGTACTGAAGATAGATTTTACGATTTAGAAAGTGTAAAAATCGCTATAGTAAATAGAATTGAGGAAGAAGTAATAGACCAAATATATGATGAGTTGTTAAAGGAAATTGATAATACAATAGAATATAATATCGATGATTTGGATGATTTGGATAATTTAGATAATTTTATTGGTTATGTGATTGATGAAGTTAGCCCTCAAATATTTCGTACAATTTCAGATTCTATAATTGATAAATTAACTGTACACAGCATTGATTTTCTAAGTATCGATAATTTTGATCTTGATAGCATTGTGAATGACCAGATAAATTTAGATGACTTGATCGAAAATGAATGCAACACAATTTTCTTTAATTATAGTAGCGATGAATATATAAAAGATACCCAAAAAACAGCAAATACTATTCTTTCAATATTTGAAGTTGACTTCTTCTAATCTGAAATTGTGTAAACCATGGGGACGTTTTGTTTGGCATGATTTTGGGCTAAAAGCATACGTATATTTGGAAGGTAGAATAATTTTATTGTACTAAAAGAGCCTGTTCAAAAAGGCTCCTTCCAGATTGAGGACGACAGCATAAAGAGCTAACAGACACTCCAAAATTGGAAATCAAAAGGTAGTAGCGGCAGTGAATCATCTTACTCAGTGTTTTTTTATTTTCACTCCCTAATATCGGACAGACTTATCCCTTTTGTGATAATTTTATTTTTAAAGTTGGAAATTTAATGGGTTTTATCCTGTGATGGTGGAGCAATTTATGCGTATCGACGGCTCTGAACGAGTATATTTTGAAATAGAATGGGAGTGACAATATGTTTTGTAAAGATTGTGGTGAATCTATTAAAGATGAGACTAGTAATTTTTGTTTTAAGTGTGGTACAAAGATAAAAGAGGTTGACCTAGTAGAAGGAAGAAACAAACAACTTTCTAACCCCAAGCAGTTAAATAATACAGTAAAAACAGTTGCAATAGCTTTAATTGCAATTTTGGCGTTGGTGTCTATTTTAAGACTGACTAATTTGGTTAAAGACAAAAATGTGTTGGAAGAAATACCTGTATCTCAATTAACAGGAGACAAATCATCAGAAGAGGTACTTTCAGTTACGCCAGAATCATTCATAGCTAAGGAAGCAATAGATTTAAAAATTAATCAACTGGACACATCTCAATTTCCTAAAATATCTTTGTATTTCTCAGCTTTAAACGCTCAAGGAATTCCAATATTAAACTTAACAAGAGATTCATTTGAAATTTATGAAGAAAGAATAATAAACTCTGATACTAAGCCAGTTAAATCCGATACATTTCTAGCCAATTTGCAACAGGTTCCGCTTTCTGTATCGTTGATTTTAGATAATAGCGGAAGCATGAGTGGTAATCCTATGACACAAGCAAAATCAGCTGCAAAACAGTTTTTAAACTATGTTGATTTTAGCAATGGAGATCAAGTAGAGATAATAGAATTTAACTCTGATGTATATATTCGTATTCCTTATGGGTCAGATATTAAAAGTTTGAACACTGCTATTGATACAATGGAATCCAATTCACAAACTGCACTATATGATGCATTGTATACAGGTTTGGTTCGTGCTTATTCTCAATCTGGACCAAAGTGTATTTTAGCATTTACTGATGGTGAAGAAAATGCAAGTATACGATCAGTATCTGAAGTAACTGAATTGTCTAGGGCAACATCCATACCAATTTTTATTATTGGTGTAGGAAGTCTTATTGACGAAGAGTCATTGAAAGAAATAGCAGAACAGACAGGAGGAGAATATTTCTATTCTCCTACAGCAGTGGAATTAGAACAAATTTATAAAACCGTATATGACCAACAAAAAGAACAGTATGTTTTGACATATGAATCACAAAACATTAACTCTTTGAAAGACTGGCATTATGCAATGCTAAGAGTAATAGATGAAAGTTATGCAGGAGAACTTAGTAAGGAATATATACCAGCACATGATTATAATTTGCCAATTGAACTTTTGTTTTCATCTGTAACAGCTTCTTCTACTCTTGAACCACAAGTGGAAATATTTACCAATTTGCGATTTGACTATCTTCCATATCATGCAATTGATCAGAGCAGTAATACGGCATGGGTTGAGGGTGCTAGTGGAGACGGTATAGGTGAATGGATTCGTATTGATTTTTTACGTCCCACTACATTGTCAGGAATGTATATAAGGAACGGTTATTGGAGAACAGCTGAAAGACTAAGACAAAACAATAGAATAAAACGGATACGCATAGAATTTAGTAATGGTTCTAGTGAAGAATTTAACCTGTCAGATCCAGTTAATCAAAATTTCAATGAACTTTTAATAGGGAATGGACAAAGGCTTGACTTTATAACATCACATACTACGTCCTATGTTAAACTTGAAATTTTAGAAGTTTATAGAGGTGATAGATGGCGAGATACGTGCATATCAGATATACTGTTATTTAGATAATGGTGAGAACAAAAGGGATGGTTATTGATAATTTCATATAATGGATTAATTTTTGAGTATATTCTTTCCGAAATTGCAATAGCAAATTGCACTATTTATTAGTTCAATTTTATTTTATAATGAAGGATAATTTCGATATAATATATTTTAAAAAAATTACGTTTTTGAAAGGGGATATATTTATGAGTTTTACATGTAATAATTGTAATGGAT
Encoded proteins:
- a CDS encoding VWA domain-containing protein, whose protein sequence is MFCKDCGESIKDETSNFCFKCGTKIKEVDLVEGRNKQLSNPKQLNNTVKTVAIALIAILALVSILRLTNLVKDKNVLEEIPVSQLTGDKSSEEVLSVTPESFIAKEAIDLKINQLDTSQFPKISLYFSALNAQGIPILNLTRDSFEIYEERIINSDTKPVKSDTFLANLQQVPLSVSLILDNSGSMSGNPMTQAKSAAKQFLNYVDFSNGDQVEIIEFNSDVYIRIPYGSDIKSLNTAIDTMESNSQTALYDALYTGLVRAYSQSGPKCILAFTDGEENASIRSVSEVTELSRATSIPIFIIGVGSLIDEESLKEIAEQTGGEYFYSPTAVELEQIYKTVYDQQKEQYVLTYESQNINSLKDWHYAMLRVIDESYAGELSKEYIPAHDYNLPIELLFSSVTASSTLEPQVEIFTNLRFDYLPYHAIDQSSNTAWVEGASGDGIGEWIRIDFLRPTTLSGMYIRNGYWRTAERLRQNNRIKRIRIEFSNGSSEEFNLSDPVNQNFNELLIGNGQRLDFITSHTTSYVKLEILEVYRGDRWRDTCISDILLFR
- a CDS encoding nSTAND3 domain-containing NTPase; the protein is MRVAAFCKRLNNINYRKDEYWNELLEAILEVINIETDLVQEFKDKMKQEFITNYEAFKNMVVYKSEVFSKYELSESINSCKEKSNNDEISNDVYRISIEEDFKEYFVETEFYKDALNDLQKYPVVILLGMPGAGKTHTSKRICLEYEEKGYCIYYSEEGNIANIRKFVQICEKEKILVVLNDFLGQFYMDLNMSETGEFGQLISYIRTKKDMKLLINSRNTIYKEALNHRKFNNAIDNNWKSISELRADELSFEEKTLILYNHLKRAYRNGNLSKEQCQAVIENQNYAKIILNEKFNPRIIEYVTTGRKVVEILPQEYVKFINKTLEFPETIWKEEVEKLSKYDRIFINTLFSLTKTCVSKDILKECFNHRINKDIKVKDTTINHFDSSLHRLSESMIQVTVSEDKEKKEKIGVLNPSINAFLHESLFNNENEVEEIIKHTLYFDQLERFEVLECAKNQIIELIKSRKYINLKILSRQVFHNISMEFTPPDYMYRLKHLLFLLDESDLQKISIQKTDIQDFVLDIFAKKTANIEANSRLYFVNEFSDIFCKLFSKPGIFDYDFTEIVVNETYLQIILNSVARQKYFWEILNNIQKKYYLSTEDRFYDLESVKIAIVNRIEEEVIDQIYDELLKEIDNTIEYNIDDLDDLDNLDNFIGYVIDEVSPQIFRTISDSIIDKLTVHSIDFLSIDNFDLDSIVNDQINLDDLIENECNTIFFNYSSDEYIKDTQKTANTILSIFEVDFF